The genomic DNA TGGTGCTGGAGAAGCTGCCGAGCATCAGCGGGAGGGTGCGCGACGCGAGCGGCGGCCCCGTGGCGGACGCCGTGGTGTCCTGTGAGGTGTGCGACGAGTCCGTGATGTCGGGTCCAGACGGCACGTTCACGCTGGCGAGCCCTCCGTATGTGGCCCGCTACACCGTGTCCGCGCGCAAGGGCCGGCTGACCGGGACGCAGGCGGTGGAGCGCGGCAGTCGCGCCGCGCTGGAGCTGACGCTGAAGCAGGCGACGCGGCTGAGCGGTCGCGTGTTCCTGCAGGGAGGTCAGCCCGCCGCGGGCATCGGCATCGAGGCGGTGAACGGAGACCGGGGTGAGCCGCTCAACATCGTCACCGGGCCGGATGGGGCCTATTCGGTGGACGTGGCGCCCGGCAGCTATCGGTTCATGCTGGGCACCGGCCGAGACTTCGCGGGCGAGCCCGCGCTGGTGGTCCAGGTGGGGGGCGCGCAGATGCACCTCGACCTGGGGCCCGCGCCGGGCAGCGCGTCGCTCACCGTGCAGCTCAAGCCCGAGCGCGGCAAGGCGCTGTGGGTGGTGGCCGGGGAGGTGTCCGTGACGAGCAACCCGCCCGCGCAGGAGCTGATGCGCTCACGCTGGGCGCACCTCATCTACCAGCCACGCTCCGAGCAGGTCGTCATCAGCGGCCTGCCGCCCGGGCGCTACACGTTGGTGTGGGGGGCGTTCCATGTGGAGACACCCGGAGGCCCCGAGGTGCGGGTGGTGGACGTGCCCTCCAGGGGCGAGGTGACGCTGGGACGTTGAGGCACCGGGCCTGCGCGTGTGCGGCTCGGGTTGCGAGCCGGCATGCGGGCGCATTAGGAAGCCGCATGGACGTGACCGCGCTGAAGGGCCGTCGCATCGTGGTGGGTGTGGCCGGTGGTATCGCCGCGTACAAGGCCTGTGAGCTCGTACGTGAGTTGGGGCGCGCGGGCGCCGAGGTGCGCGTGGCCATGACGGAGGCCGCTCGGCAGTTCGTCACCCCGCTGACCTTCCAGGCGCTCAGCGGGCATCCCGTGCTCACCGACTATTTCGACCCCTCGCAGGAGGGGAACTTCGGCCACCTGGACCTGGCGCGGTGGGCGGAGGCGTTCGTCGTGGCGCCGGCCACGGCAGACCTCCTGGCGCGGGTGCGAGCAGGCATGGCGAACGACGCCGTGACGACCTCGCTCCTGGCCTTCCGAGGGCCCGTGGTGCTCGCTCCGGCGATGAACGTGGCCATGTGGGACAACGCCCAGACGCAGGAGAACGTGGCGGCGCTGGCGGCGCACGCGCGCTTCAGCTTCGTGGGACCAGGCGCGGGACTCCTGGCCTGTGGCGACGTGGGTGAGGGGCGGCTGGCGGACGTGCCGGCCATCGTGGCGGGAGTCGCCGCGCGCTTCGCGCCGGGGCCGCTCGCGGGCAAGCGGGTGCTGCTGACGGCGGGTCCCACGCGTGAGTTCCTGGACCCGGTGCGGTTCATCTCCAATCCCTCCACGGGGAAGATGGGGATGGCGCTGGCGCATGCGGCGCGTGCGCTGGGGGCCTCGGTGACGGTGGTGCTGGGGCCGGTGGGGGCGGTGGACCGCACGGGGCTGGAGGTGGTGGAGGTCGTCTCCGCGGAGGAGATGGCGCGCGAGGTGCTGAGCCGGGTCGCCGAGTCCGACGCGTTCATCGCCACGGCGGCGGTGAGCGACTGGCGGCCGGAGACTCGCGCGCCGCAGAAGGTGAAGAAGGGGTCGATTGCAGGCCCGGAGACGCTGAAGCTGGTGCGCACGCCGGACGTGCTGGCCGAGGCTTCGCGGAAGGTGGCGGGGCAGGCGCGGCGGCCGGTGCTGGTGGGGTTCGCGGCGGAGACGGAGCGGGTGGTGGAACACGCGCGCGAGAAGCTCGAGCGCAAGGGGCTGGACGCCATCGTCGCCAACGACGTGACGGCGCCCGGCGCGGGCTTCGGCACGGACACGAACCGGGTGACGGTGTTGACCCGGACCGGCGCGCCGCGAGAGCTCCAGGGCA from Myxococcus guangdongensis includes the following:
- the coaBC gene encoding bifunctional phosphopantothenoylcysteine decarboxylase/phosphopantothenate--cysteine ligase CoaBC, which produces MDVTALKGRRIVVGVAGGIAAYKACELVRELGRAGAEVRVAMTEAARQFVTPLTFQALSGHPVLTDYFDPSQEGNFGHLDLARWAEAFVVAPATADLLARVRAGMANDAVTTSLLAFRGPVVLAPAMNVAMWDNAQTQENVAALAAHARFSFVGPGAGLLACGDVGEGRLADVPAIVAGVAARFAPGPLAGKRVLLTAGPTREFLDPVRFISNPSTGKMGMALAHAARALGASVTVVLGPVGAVDRTGLEVVEVVSAEEMAREVLSRVAESDAFIATAAVSDWRPETRAPQKVKKGSIAGPETLKLVRTPDVLAEASRKVAGQARRPVLVGFAAETERVVEHAREKLERKGLDAIVANDVTAPGAGFGTDTNRVTVLTRTGAPRELQGTKDAVARSILELLLVQRAPSGT